The Alistipes megaguti sequence GGCGCAGGCGGCAAAAGCGAGTGCCGTAAGCAGAAGGATGAGTTTTTTCTCGGTTTTCATGTTTGATTTTGTTTTTGGGGCCGGGTGAGGTGTGGGCCCGGCCGGGTGTTTGGAGGACAAAGATACGGAAAGGAGCGGGCCTTGCCAAATGAAACGACGCTTTTTGCCGGGAGATCGCAGCGTTTCGTCGTACGACACGGCACGCCGGACATACCCGTAAAGGGGGTATTCCGTGGTATTTTCAACCGCGCATCCGTGCAAAAAGCATTCATTTGTATTAAATTTGTCATGATAACGGAGAAATCATGACCCGATTTACGGATCCCGCTTTCGGATCGCTGCCGCAGCCCTGCGGCGAACCACCGCAAGCGCGGAATGTCCCGGCTCCTCAACATGGAATTCAGGAGCCGGGGAACAACATGCTGCTCCGGCAGAAAGGCCTTCGAAGAGACATCAATCCAAACAATACCTAAGATTACCTATGAAAAAACTGTTTTCCGCATTGTTCCTTGCCCTTCTCGCTCTGACGGCCGGAGCCCAACCCCGCCATGCCGCCTATGAAGGCGGCATGCAGATCGCCATCGAACCCCACGGCTGGATCAAAGAGTTCCTTCTCCGTCAGAAAACCGGACTCACGGGGCATCCCGAGGCGTTGTCCTACCCCTACGACTCCTGCCTCTGGGCGGGGGAGATCGGACGCAACACCGAAACCTACGGGTGTGACTGGTGGCGTTACGAGCAGACGGCCTACTACACCGACGGACTCCTCCGGCTGGGATACCTGATCGAAGACCCTCAGCTCATCGAAAAAGGCGAAGACGGGATCCGATATACGCTTGAAAACGCGTCGCCTTTGGGCAAACTCGGCAATGCCCGGATTGAATCCATGTGGCCCATGTGCGTCTATTTCCGCGTCATGCAGGCCTGTTACGAACAGACCGGAGATCCGAGGATTCCGGAAGCGCTCGAAAAGCACTACCTGAATTTCCCGAAGGAGGAGATCGAGAAGTGGCGCAACATCGTCACGATCGAGGGCATGTTGTGGACCTACGGCAAAACCGGGAATAAAAAACTGCTCGATCTGTGCGAAAGCGCCTACAACGACGGGAAATTCGGCGATCTGACTCCGGCCGTGGCGGCCAGTGACGAACGTCTCTCCATGCACGGCGTAACCTGCATGGAGGAGCTCAAACTCCCCATGCTGCTCTATGCCTACACCGGCCGGCAGCGTTACCTCGACCTGGCACTTAACGCCGAACGCAAGCTCACCCGCGATCACATGCTTCCCGATGGAGTCCCGGCCAGCGCCGAGGCACTCGTGGGCAACGAGAATGTCATCAACAGCCACGAAACCTGTGACATCTCCGACTATACCTGGACGCTCGAACAGTTTCTTCTGACAACCGGTGATGCCCGGTGGGCCGACAAGATCGAAAAGGCGGTGTTCAACGCCGGGCCGGGCGCCGTGACCAAGGATTTCCGGGCTCTGCAATACTTTTCGTCCGTCAACCAGGTCATCGCCACCGGTCGCTCGAACCACAACGCCTTCTTCCACGGCTCGACCTGGATGGCCTACCGCCCCACGCACGAAACGGAGTGCTGCTCGGGGAATGTCCACCGCTTCATGCCCAATTACGTCACCTACATGTGGCTTCGCGGCCGGGAGGGAGCCATTGCCGCGGCCCTCTACGGGCCTTCGGCCGGGGAGTTCGACCTTCCCGACGGCCGAATCTGCCGCATCGAGCAGCACACCTCCTATCCCTTCGACGGGGAGATCGAATTCGTCTTCTCGATGAAGGGCAAGGCCGAAATCCCCTTCCAGGTGCGCATTCCCGGATGGTGCGACAAGGCTTCGATCCGCATCAACGGAAAGCCCTGGAAGGGGGAGTGTCCGAAGGGATCATTCGTAACCATCCGCCGCAAGTTCCGGAACGGCGACCGCATCCGGCTGCATCTCGGCATGGAAGCCGTTGTGACTCCCGTCTTAGGGCAGGGTGCCTATGTCCAGCGGGGGCCGCTGGTTTTCTCATACGCCGTACCCGAACGGAAAACCGAAGACAAGACCGTCTACGCGAATATGAACGGGAAGGTTCCGGCGAATCCCGAGTTCAAATGCTGGAGCCTGGAACCCGCCGGGGCCTGGAACTACGCCCTTTGCCCCGAGACGGGATGGAAACCGGAGGTTGTCCGTACGCAGACCGCAGCACAAGGCGGTTATCCTTTCGATCGGGAGTCGGTGCCGGTGAAGATCCGCGTTCCGGTCAAACGGATCAACTGGACGCTGGAAGAGGACCGTTATACGCCGCGGTTGCCCGAAGGGGGAACGTCCC is a genomic window containing:
- a CDS encoding beta-L-arabinofuranosidase domain-containing protein, translated to MKKLFSALFLALLALTAGAQPRHAAYEGGMQIAIEPHGWIKEFLLRQKTGLTGHPEALSYPYDSCLWAGEIGRNTETYGCDWWRYEQTAYYTDGLLRLGYLIEDPQLIEKGEDGIRYTLENASPLGKLGNARIESMWPMCVYFRVMQACYEQTGDPRIPEALEKHYLNFPKEEIEKWRNIVTIEGMLWTYGKTGNKKLLDLCESAYNDGKFGDLTPAVAASDERLSMHGVTCMEELKLPMLLYAYTGRQRYLDLALNAERKLTRDHMLPDGVPASAEALVGNENVINSHETCDISDYTWTLEQFLLTTGDARWADKIEKAVFNAGPGAVTKDFRALQYFSSVNQVIATGRSNHNAFFHGSTWMAYRPTHETECCSGNVHRFMPNYVTYMWLRGREGAIAAALYGPSAGEFDLPDGRICRIEQHTSYPFDGEIEFVFSMKGKAEIPFQVRIPGWCDKASIRINGKPWKGECPKGSFVTIRRKFRNGDRIRLHLGMEAVVTPVLGQGAYVQRGPLVFSYAVPERKTEDKTVYANMNGKVPANPEFKCWSLEPAGAWNYALCPETGWKPEVVRTQTAAQGGYPFDRESVPVKIRVPVKRINWTLEEDRYTPRLPEGGTSRAISDETEYLELIPYGCTELRLTVFPVAE